The following coding sequences lie in one Apium graveolens cultivar Ventura chromosome 3, ASM990537v1, whole genome shotgun sequence genomic window:
- the LOC141712138 gene encoding uncharacterized protein LOC141712138 encodes MDPTRRSSRVIDPKFRQVGFFAPQPDHTLSGPFDSPPVMIPPPRRAYGDVTRAIQVPVGEFDYRRSEFDFVRIGSYDPSDSMSSLSSRIGDGEFSEDSGNWIRGKLPMSLPSSGFDRAVRNLSKKNLHGLSFEKNGVPPAELSLKSDLNPLKEKTTKAERRALQETQRAAKAAGKGLIEKNGDPPAQMSMKSDSVPLQEKTTKAERRALQEAQRAVKACGKGSSEKNGDLPAEMSMKSDSKPRKDITTKAERRALQEAQRAAKAAGKGLTAEGKLSAAATGKEASVQIRGVKHSRQKKDVLMASSEKTIGDRPPEKDRKKEVPTPRMQFDDKSRVEKAKKHSVVKQVEARNRVDFFLHLPQYERGTQLPDLETKFFQLKHIHPAVYKIGLQYLAGDVCGANSRCIAMLQAFQKAIEDYSAPLEKTVNRDLIAKINSYVSFLIECRPLSVSMGNAIRFLKAHVTKLPPDISESEAKASISSDIDRFITEKIVLADRIIVKHAVTKIRDGDVLLTYGSSSVVEMILLQAHELGKIFRVVVVDSRPKLEGQALVRRLVRNGVSCTYTHINAISYIMHEITKVFLGAASVLSNGTVYSRIGTACVAMVAHEYRVPVMICCEAYKFHERVQLDSVCCNELDDPRAVSKVPGEVDIHYLDDSVKKNGLQHLNLLYDITPSDYISVIITDYGMIPATSVPVIIREYGGEYLFT; translated from the exons ATGGATCCTACTCGTCGTTCTTCCCGGGTCATCGACCCGAAATTTCGCCAAGTCGGGTTTTTCGCTCCACAACCCGACCATACTCTGTCCGGTCCCTTCGACTCGCCGCCGGTGATGATCCCGCCGCCGCGCCGTGCTTACGGTGATGTAACACGCGCTATTCAAGTTCCGGTTGGGGAGTTTGATTATCGGCGATCGGAGTTTGATTTTGTGCGTATAGGAAGCTATGATCCGAGTGATTCGATGTCGTCGTTGTCGAGTCGGATTGGAGATGGTGAGTTTTCGGAGGATTCGGGGAATTGGATTCGCGGGAAGTTGCCAATGTCGCTTCCGAGTAGTGGATTTGATAGGGCGGTTCGGAATTTATCGAAAAAGAATCTTCACGGGTTGAGTTTCG AAAAAAATGGAGTTCCACCTGCTGAATTGTCATTGAAATCGGATTTAAATCCACTTAAAGAGAAAACAACAAAAGCTGAAAGGCGTGCATTGCAAGAAACTCAACGAGCCGCAAAAGCAGCTGGAAAAGGACTAATTG AAAAAAATGGTGATCCGCCTGCTCAAATGTCCATGAAATCAGATTCAGTTCCGTTACAAGAAAAAACAACAAAGGCCGAGAGGCGTGCATTGCAAGAGGCTCAACGAGCTGTTAAAGCTTGTGGAAAAGGCTCAAGTG AAAAAAATGGTGACCTACCTGCTGAAATGTCCATGAAATCAGATTCAAAGCCTCGAAAAGATATAACTACAAAAGCTGAAAGGAGGGCGTTGCAAGAGGCTCAACGAGCTGCGAAAGCAGCTGGAAAAGGCTTAACGG CTGAAGGGAAACTATCTGCTGCTGCTACTGGAAAAGAAGCATCTGTCCAGATTCGTGGAGTAAAGCATTCCAGACAAAAGAAGGATGTTTTAATGGCATCTTCTGAGAAGACGATAGGCGATCGACCTCCAGAAAAGGATAGGAAGAAGGAGGTGCCTACCCCTCGCATGCAGTTTGATGATAAAAGCCGGGTGGAGAAAGCTAAAAAGCATTCTGTAGTCAAAcaagttgaagccagaaatagGGTTGACTTTTTTCTGCATTTGCCTCAATATGAGCGTGGAACTCAGCTTCCTGATCTGGAGACCAAGTTTTTTCAACTTAAACATATTCATCCTGCTGTCTACAAG ATTGGATTACAATATTTAGCTGGAGATGTCTGCGGGGCCAATTCTCGATGTATAGCTATGCTTCAAGCATTTCAGAAAGCCATCGAAGACTACTCTGCACCACTGGAGAAAACTGTTAACCGAGATTTGATAGCCAAGATCAATAGTTATGTTTCTTTTTTGATAGAGTGCAGGCCTCTCTCAGTAAGCATGGGAAATGCAATTCGATTTCTGAAGGCTCATGTTACTAAATTACCCCCGGACATTTCTGAGTCAGAAGCAAAAGCCTCTATAAGTTCAGATATAGATCGTTTCATTACTGAGAAGATAGTACTCGCAGACAGGATTATAGTAAAACATGCGGTTACAAAAATCAGGGACGGGGATGTTCTACTGACATATGGTTCATCTTCTGTTGTTGAAATGATTCTTCTACAGGCTCATGAACTTGGTAAAATATTCAGAGTTGTTGTAGTTGACTCGCGTCCTAAGCTAGAAGGTCAAGCACTAGTCCGCAGGCTGGTCCGAAATGGTGTGAGCTGCACATATACTCATATAAATGCCATCTCTTATATCATGCATGAGATCACAAAAGTTTTTTTGGGAGCTGCTTCTGTCTTGTCTAATGGAACAGTGTACTCGAGGATTGGGACCGCATGTGTAGCTATGGTTGCACATGAATACCGTGTTCCAGTCATGATATGCTGTGAAGCATATAAATTTCATGAGAGGGTACAGCTTGACTCGGTATGCTGTAATGAACTTG ATGATCCAAGGGCTGTAAGTAAGGTTCCTGGGGAAGTGGATATACATTATCTTGATGATTCAGTGAAAAAAAATGGTCTTCAGCATCTGAATTTACT GTATGACATTACTCCTTCAGATTACATATCAGTAATCATCACAGATTATGGCATG ATCCCAGCCACAAGTGTTCCTGTAATTATACGCGAGTATGGTGGAGAGTATCTTTTCACATAA
- the LOC141714119 gene encoding zinc finger BED domain-containing protein RICESLEEPER 2-like, with protein MIMQYAVEHRLDINCWSYVTKVWKMGFSAAFSVQFSCFVFILHRLKMSGLVGKGKKGKRMSRVEIISENAEYEEQEHMERSLGDETPSDDTGEQEEISSRKRKKPEIIQIPDASSKEKQRKKKSASWQYLVEYEENGEKWVRCKLCQTPIKRDKTSSTKQMNRHVDKCKVIHGIVKQTQLQFQKSENTSEKISRATVKADCVTTYEIEKKKLKKVFKFVKKINITTYMWTSSNQKIGYMVVTSHWIDLEWKLTMRVLNFCNVLPPHTGYIIAETLSRCFNKWGIDEKIRTIVVDNAKANDVALRNLNDTFSVRNSLPVGEKIVPRAIIRDGVKYVAASEGRRNKFVEISTQLHLKCKKLILDVSTRWNSTYNMLQSPLEFKRVFSRYAESDTGFVTYDPEDHDREKVEWVCSILGAFNEVTKIVSGTQYPTANMFLSEVKMVKHILDKRALDPNLHIRMMTEAMKEKFDKYWGECNLVMSIGVVLNLRFKLKLPTFCFPTLYPKEGESDRNLSYLSNVLNELYQEYVTADKANKKEEVGESSSQLSSSDFDFNDDPSDTPQGLNDYESFICDSGAIHEPLKSELDDYLGEKIIFSSSKNFDVLSWWKGNSVKYLILSTMARDILSIPMSTVASESTFSACGRVIEPHCSCLKPHTVEMLLCGADWARELYGLKKVNQPNQETLKAIEIDLYPSSVTS; from the exons ATGATAATGCAGTATGCAGTAGAACATCGTCTTGATATAAATTGTTGGAGTTATGTGACTAAAGTTTGG AAAATGGGATTCTCTGCTGCTTTTTCAGTTCAATTCAGTTGCTTTGTTTTCAT ATTGCATCGCTTAAAAATGTCAGGTCttgttggaaaagggaaaaaAGGAAAGAGAATGAGTCGGGTAGAAATCATCTCAGAGAATGCTGAATATGAGGAGCAAGAGCATATGGAAAGAAGTCTTGGAGATGAAACTCCATCGGATGATACTGGTGAACAAGAAGAGATCTCCTCGAGAAAAAGAAAAAAACCTGAGATAATTCAGATTCCAGATGCATCGTCGAAGGAAAA GCAAAGAAAGAAAAAATCTGCATCTTGGCAGTACCTAGTTGAGTACGAAGAAAATGGTGAAAAATGGGTGAGGTGCAAACTTTGTCAAACGCCGATAAAGAGGGACAAGACTTCTTCAACTAAGCAAATGAACAGACATGTGGACAAGTGCAAGGTGATCCATGGAATTGTTAAACAAACTCAACTTCAATTCCAGAAGAGCGAGAATACATCCGAG AAAATAAGTAGGGCAACCGTTAAAGCTGATTGTGTGACTACCTATGAAATTGAGAAGAAAAAATTGAAAAaggtttttaaatttgttaaaaaaattaatataacaACATATATGTGGACCTCTTCAAACCAGAAAATAGGGTATATGGTTGTCACATCACATTGGATAGATTTGGAGTGGAAATTAACTATGAGGGTTCTTAATTTCTGCAATGTCCTACCTCCTCATACGGGTTATATAATTGCAGAGACTCTAAGTAGATGTTTTAATAAATGGGGGATTGATGAAAAAATTAGAACAATTGTTGTTGATAACGCTAAAGCTAATGATGTTGCTTTAAGAAATTTGAATGACACTTTTAGTGTTAGAAACTCACTGCCTGTTGGGGAGAAAATTGTTCCACGCGCGAT AATTCGAGATGGAGTGAAGTACGTGGCTGCTTCAGAAGGTCGTAGAAATAAGTTTGTTGAAATTTCCACGCAATTGCATTTAAAATGTAAAAAGTTAATATTAGATGTTTCAACTCGTTGGAATTCCACATATAATATGTTACAATCTCCCCTTGAGTTTAAAAGGGTCTTTTCACGATATGCTGAATCTGATACGGGTTTTGTAACTTATGATCCTGAAGATCATGATAGGGAAAAAGTAGAGTGGGTATGTTCTATTTTGGGAGCATTTAATGAGGTTACTAAAATTGTCTCTGGGACTCAATATCCAACTGCTAATATGTTCCTGTCAGAAGTGAAAATGGTTAAGCACATCTTAGATAAAAGAGCGTTGGACCCTAACTTGCATATTAGGATGATGACTGAAGCAATGAAAGAAAAATTTGATAAGTATTGGGGGGAATGTAATTTGGTTATGTCGATTGGTGTTGTATTAAATCTGAGGTTTAAATTGAAACTTCCTACATTCTGTTTTCCCACTCTCTATCCAAAGGAGGGTGAATCTGATAGGAACCTTAGTTATTTATCAAATGTCTTGAATGAGTTATACCAAGAGTATGTTACTGCGGATAAAGCTAACAAAAAAGAAGAAGTCGGTGAATCAAGTAGTCAGCTGTCATCTTCTGATTTTGATTTTAATGATGATCCGAGTGATACTCCACAAGGTTTGAATGATTACGAAAGCTTTATTTGTGATAGTGGTGCCATTCATGAGCCTTTGAAATCAGAGTTAGACGATTATTTAGGTGAAAAGATAATTTTTTCTAGCTCAAAGAATTTTGATGTATTGTCGTGGTGGAAAGGAAATAGCGTGAAATACCTTATTTTATCTACCATGGCACGTGATATTTTGAGTATTCCAATGAGCACAGTGGCCTCCGAATCAACTTTTAGTGCATGTGGTAGAGTTATAGAGCCACACTGCTCTTGTTTAAAACCCCACACGGTGGAAATGTTGTTGTGTGGAGCAGATTGGGCCCGTGAACTCTATGGTCTGAAAAAAGTAAATCAGCCAAATCAG gAAACTCTCAAGGCCATAGAGATTGATTTGTATCCTTCAAGTGTTACGTCCTGA